In one window of Hevea brasiliensis isolate MT/VB/25A 57/8 chromosome 10, ASM3005281v1, whole genome shotgun sequence DNA:
- the LOC110645247 gene encoding mitogen-activated protein kinase kinase kinase 18-like, which produces MDWTRGHTLGHGSTATVSLAKSIHSGDVWAVKTAELDQSQFLQREQNILSSLTSPHIVSYKGYDITRENNQVMYNLFLEYISGGTLTDAVQAHGGRLEESVIRYYTYEIVQGLDYLHSNGWVHCDIKGRNVLIGKTGAKIADFGCAKRLDAVEAAAESAAPIGGTPMFMAPEVARGEEQGFASDIWALGCTIIEMASGGAPWPNVNDPISVMYRIGFSEQLPEFPCSLSEQARDFLDKCLRRDPKQRWTANQLLKHPFLGKSNSHAKQIQKSNSSSNSPTSILDQGFWNSLDESESESENVDNQVQRSDEISAKERIRRLSLLSGGPNWDCDENWTSVRGNYREDRDTVMYSIEDKEDVNSYRSVHQKSYGGSEQSLEDLLESNINNRISGEFLGACKYKRDNFLISSNLEFNRHKDTLLIPYIPGLLLQA; this is translated from the coding sequence ATGGACTGGACCAGAGGCCACACCTTAGGCCATGGCTCCACCGCCACCGTCTCCCTCGCCAAGTCTATCCACTCCGGTGACGTTTGGGCAGTCAAAACCGCCGAACTCGACCAATCTCAATTCTTGCAAAGGGAGCAAAATATTCTCTCTTCTCTAACCTCTCCACATATAGTTAGTTACAAGGGCTATGACATTACTAGAGAGAATAACCAGGTTATGTACAATCTTTTCTTGGAGTACATTTCTGGCGGTACACTTACCGATGCAGTTCAGGCTCACGGTGGCCGGTTAGAAGAATCGGTGATCAGATACTACACTTATGAAATTGTTCAAGGTCTAGATTACCTACATTCAAATGGCTGGGTTCATTGTGACATCAAAGGTAGGAACGTCTTAATAGGGAAAACTGGCGCCAAAATTGCGGATTTTGGGTGTGCGAAGAGGCTCGACGCGGTGGAGGCTGCGGCTGAGTCAGCTGCGCCAATTGGCGGCACACCCATGTTTATGGCACCGGAGGTGGCGCGTGGAGAGGAACAGGGGTTTGCTAGTGATATATGGGCTTTAGGGTGTACAATTATTGAAATGGCTAGTGGTGGTGCACCGTGGCCTAATGTCAATGACCCAATTTCTGTTATGTACCGGATTGGATTTTCCGAACAGTTGCCGGAGTTCCCCTGTAGTCTATCAGAGCAAGCAAGGGATTTCTTGGATAAGTGTTTAAGAAGGGATCCAAAACAGAGGTGGACAGCCAATCAGCTTCTGAAGCATCCTTTTCTGGGAAAATCCAATTCTCATgcaaaacaaattcaaaaatctAATTCAAGTTCAAATTCTCCTACAAGCATTCTTGACCAAGGCTTTTGGAACTCACTGGATGAATCAGAATCAGAATCAGAGAATGTAGACAATCAGGTCCAAAGAAGTGATGAAATTTCAGCCAAGGAGAGGATCAGACGGTTGTCCTTGCTTTCAGGGGGTCCCAATTGGGACTGTGATGAGAACTGGACCTCAGTTAGAGGCAATTACAGAGAAGACCGTGATACAGTCATGTACTCAATTGAAGATAAAGAAGATGTGAATAGTTACAGATCGGTGCACCAAAAAAGCTACGGTGGTAGTGAGCAATCATTGGAGGACTTGTTAGAAAGCAATATTAATAATAGGATTAGTGGGGAATTTTTGGGTGCGTGTAAATATAAGAGAGATAATTTTCTAATTAGCAGTAATCTAGAATTTAATAGGCACAAAGATACCTTGTTAATTCCTTATATTCCAGGATTATTATTACAAGCATAA